The DNA segment ccagcctgggcaccagaacgagactccgtctcaaaaataaataaataaataaaagatttggtGTCATATGGTACAGCCAAGACTTCGCCTGCTGACAGGGATTGtctgaaggtctctgacattTGAAACAACTCAGTTCTTGTTTTTGTGGTAAGGATACATAGAGCACATATACACAGTTCAATTCTAGGAGCCAGGAGGGCACCTACTGCTATGTTAGGGAGATACACGAAGGAGTGTTCCCTATTGTGTCCCAAAGCTTCAGTTGTTCAGATCTAATGAGTCGCACACAAAATAACTGACTAAAGACATAGCAGCAGAGGACTATAAAGAGATGTCAGTCAATCTAACACATCTTTTTCATATTCTCAGGTGACCGGAAACAAAAACTGAGCCATGGAGACATGGGCGAACCAATCATCCACAAATGACTTCATCCTCTTGGGCATCTTCTCCCACAGTACTGCTGACCTTGTCCTCTTCTCTGTGGTTATGGTGGTCTTCACAGTGGCCCTCTGTGGGAAcgtcctcctcatcttcctcatctGCATGGACCCTCAACTTCACACCCCCATGTACTACTTCCTCAGCCAGCTCTCCCTCATGGACCTCATGTTGGTCTGTAACATTGTGCCAAAGATGGCAGCCAACTTCCTGTCTGACAGGAAGTCCATTTCCTTTGTGGGCTGTGGCATACAAATTGGCCTCTGTCTGTCTTGTGGGATCTGAGGGGCTCTTGCTGGGACTCATGGCTTATGACCGCTATGTGGCCATTAGCCACCCACTTCACTATCCTATCCTCATGAATCAGAAGGTCTGTCTCCAGATTACTGGGAGCTCCTGGGCCTTTGGGATAATCAATGGCTTGATCCAGATGGTGGCAGTAATGAGCTTCCCCTACTGTGGCTTGAGGAAGCTATCCTTGTTGAGATGCTATCCTTGTTGAAGCTGGCCTGTGTGGACACGTCCCTGTTTGAGAAGGTGATATTTGCTTGCTGTGTCTTCGTGCTTCTCTTCCCATTCTCCATCATCATGGCCTCCAATGCTTGCATTCTAGGGACTGTGCTCCGAATGCACTCTGCTCAGGCCTGGAAAAAGGCTCTGGCCACCTGCTCCTCCCACCTGACAGCTGTCACCCTCTTCTATGGGGCAGCCATGTTCATCTACCTGAGGCCCAGGCACTACCGGGCCCCCAGCCATGACAAGGTGGCCTCTATCTTCTACACGGTCCTTACTCCGATGATCAACCCCCTCATTTACAGCTTGAGGAACTGGGAGGTGATGAGGGCACTGAGGAAGGGGCTGGACCGCTGCAGGATTGGCAGCCAGCCCTGAACCCAGGGCATCCAGTGCCTGGCTCTGCCATCTCTTGGCTCTGGGAATGTTGAGTTAATAATTCTCTCATTTTCAGTCTTGGCTTCCTCATTAATAATGAGGATTGTGACACCCGCAGACTTGGAAGTTCTTTTTAAACACTACATCAGTTcgttccttctttgtttctttctttcttcctttctttcttctttctttcctttctttttctttcttctttcttttcttttcctttctttcttttttctttctttctctcttcctctttctctttctttctttctttttttcagggtcttactctgtcactcaggctagagtgcagtgacacaatctcagctcattgcagccttgatctcctgggctcaggtgagtCTCCagctcggcctcctgagtagttgggatacaggtgcatgccccacACCTGATGAATTTTTTAGTAAGGGATTCACTATTGTTGTAGAGATAGTGttttctcgaactcctggactcaagcaatccgccttccagagtgctgaggttataggtgtgagccatcacgcacAGCCAACATCAGTACTTTTTATCTGATGAAGAAACAATTTTTCCCCCCAATCTTTTGTGTACTAATTATTTTGTACTATACATtgaaaatgaggccgggcgcggtggctcaagcctgtaatcccagcactttgggaggccaggatgggcggatcacgaggtcagcagatcaagaccatcctggctaacacggtgaaaccccgtctctactaaaaaatacaaaaaactagctggacgaggtggcgggcgcctgtagtcccagctactcgggaggctgaggcaggagaatggcataaacccgggaggcggagcttgcagtgagctgagatccggccactgcactccagcctgggtgacagagcgagactccatctcaaaaaaaaaaaaaaagaaaagaaaagaaaatgaatataggaCATTGTAAACCAGCACTGTGCAGAAATAAGGCGTTGGGATTGCTATCACTCCTTATTTAAAATTGGAATTACTTCTACTGGAAGAAGACGTTGAGCTGAGCCTCCTAACTCTCCTTGCTAATGTTTTATTCTGTGCTTACTCTGTGGGAGACATCGCTCTACGATCTGTGTATGGACATATAGATCCCACCTGTATGATGTTTATATGATGTCTCACACCAGTTATAGCCCAGCACTAGGGTCTTAGATGAACAACTTACAGATGACAGAAAATAAGCCTTTATAGTTCTCTTTGGAGAATGTCTACTCCTCCCACTGGGAACGTCATAAAGACGTATTCAGAGCATACAAGTTGTCTTTGAGATGATGAGGGACAGGGTAGAGACGTGCTTGCTTGTGTATTCAGTGGAAATCCCCCGAGCCTGCTGTCTCCTCACCACGCCCTAGCAGTGTGTGCCACTCTGTGTCAGCTCAGCTTCTGTAAGGAGAAAACTGGCTGAACTGCTTCCCCTTTGGGGAATGAAGACTGGAGCATGGTG comes from the Piliocolobus tephrosceles isolate RC106 unplaced genomic scaffold, ASM277652v3 unscaffolded_14270, whole genome shotgun sequence genome and includes:
- the LOC111535041 gene encoding LOW QUALITY PROTEIN: olfactory receptor 2V2-like (The sequence of the model RefSeq protein was modified relative to this genomic sequence to represent the inferred CDS: inserted 3 bases in 2 codons), with the protein product METWANQSSTNDFILLGIFSHSTADLVLFSVVMVVFTVALCGNVLLIFLICMDPQLHTPMYYFLSQLSLMDLMLVCNIVPKMAANFLSDRKSISFVGCGIQIGLXVCLVGSEGLLLGLMAYDRYVAISHPLHYPILMNQKVCLQITGSSWAFGIINGLIQMVAVMSFPYCGLRKLSXVEMLSLLKLACVDTSLFEKVIFACCVFVLLFPFSIIMASNACILGTVLRMHSAQAWKKALATCSSHLTAVTLFYGAAMFIYLRPRHYRAPSHDKVASIFYTVLTPMINPLIYSLRNWEVMRALRKGLDRCRIGSQP